The Archangium lipolyticum genome includes a region encoding these proteins:
- the mraZ gene encoding division/cell wall cluster transcriptional repressor MraZ, producing MFRGVYEHQIDAKGRTSLPAKLRETLVGGYDERLIITTALDPCLHAYPVREWEQLEAALAKRNPMEPGVKTLMRLYVASAQECPLDKLGRVLIPPSLRAHAGLDKDVVWAGMVKVIELWSREGWARAQEEARKEASSADVMRVLTELRSL from the coding sequence GTGTTCCGAGGCGTCTATGAGCACCAGATCGACGCGAAGGGGCGAACGAGCCTCCCGGCAAAGCTGCGCGAGACGCTCGTGGGCGGGTACGACGAGCGCCTCATCATCACGACGGCGTTGGACCCCTGCCTGCACGCCTATCCGGTGCGGGAGTGGGAGCAGCTCGAGGCGGCGCTCGCCAAGCGCAACCCGATGGAGCCGGGGGTGAAGACGCTCATGCGGCTCTACGTGGCCAGCGCCCAGGAGTGCCCGCTGGACAAGCTGGGGCGCGTGCTGATTCCGCCGTCGTTGCGGGCCCACGCGGGGTTGGACAAGGACGTGGTGTGGGCGGGGATGGTGAAGGTGATTGAGCTGTGGAGCCGCGAGGGCTGGGCCAGGGCCCAGGAGGAGGCGCGCAAGGAAGCCTCCAGCGCGGACGTCATGCGCGTGCTCACCGAGTTGCGCTCGCTGTAG
- a CDS encoding PilZ domain-containing protein — translation MSQTATKQALGEVRLKVAYKKPEALLSEYTRSIGRGGVTLQTRKSLPVGTRFVFEMHNPGVTTPVEVVGEVVRVTPQPGERYMITVKYDPGQDRGGLDAVLQRVFDLQAFEKLRRYPRIPLHLPAMEEETPFAPPFFVRDLSRGGVGLEVEAPALPTSVKVGMPFLLEMELTLGTLMLHGEIAWTSAGGPEVLPTFGVTFGTLRPDTTERLEKLLSLESMPPPPWRARICFGMDAVMKMP, via the coding sequence GTGAGCCAGACCGCGACGAAACAAGCCCTCGGCGAGGTCCGCCTCAAGGTGGCCTACAAGAAGCCCGAGGCCCTGCTGAGCGAGTACACCCGCAGTATCGGCCGGGGAGGCGTGACGCTGCAGACGCGCAAGAGCCTGCCGGTGGGCACGCGCTTCGTCTTCGAGATGCACAACCCCGGCGTCACCACGCCCGTGGAGGTGGTGGGCGAGGTGGTACGCGTCACGCCCCAGCCCGGCGAGCGCTACATGATCACCGTGAAGTACGACCCCGGCCAGGACCGGGGCGGGCTGGACGCGGTGCTGCAGCGCGTCTTCGACCTGCAGGCCTTCGAGAAGCTGCGCCGCTACCCCCGCATCCCCCTGCACCTGCCGGCCATGGAGGAGGAGACCCCCTTCGCTCCCCCCTTCTTCGTGCGCGACCTGTCGCGCGGCGGTGTGGGGCTCGAGGTCGAGGCGCCCGCCCTGCCTACCTCGGTGAAGGTCGGCATGCCCTTCCTGCTGGAGATGGAGCTGACTCTGGGAACGCTCATGCTGCACGGGGAGATCGCCTGGACCTCCGCCGGTGGCCCCGAGGTGCTTCCCACCTTCGGTGTCACCTTCGGCACCCTCCGCCCGGATACGACGGAGCGGTTGGAGAAGCTGCTCTCCCTCGAGTCCATGCCGCCTCCCCCCTGGCGCGCCCGCATCTGCTTCGGCATGGATGCGGTGATGAAGATGCCGTGA
- a CDS encoding acyl-CoA dehydrogenase family protein has translation MAAVLEQAHPGEVPVGGAFLFSDVGSVRIITPELFSEEQRLYLKTALQFSQEQVLPQAEKIEAKDNALLRDLLRRAGELGLLMIDIPEAYGGLGLDKTTSLLIAEAMSLNGSWSVSFGAHTGIGTLPIVWFGNDAQKRKYLPRLATGELVAAYALTEQGSGSDALGARTKAELSPDGKEWILNGSKLYITNAAFADVFVVFAKVDGDKFTGFIVERGTPGFTVGPEEHKMGIRGSSTCPLYFEDARIPRENLLGEVGKGHKIAFNILNYGRLKLGAGVIGSMKLNLRNALLFAQERKQFKAPIASFPLIREKLARMTTLIYAVESMTYRTAGLVDAALAGADKTAADYEARLIAAIEEYAIESSIMKVYGSEALGYLVDDAVQIHGGAGYIEEYPVERAYRDARINRIFEGTNEINRMLIAGMLLKRTMKGTLPLFEVAQAVDEDLVGGRLPRARVRDELAAEELAAENLKRLAIYTLKVAAEAFGPNIEEQQVVLATVADIVMDAYALDSMVTRTRQAEVEGKLDAARVAMTRRYSTEANARSYDRARLALCAAAKGDALKEHLKKVAPLELFTPYDPVELRETVLKSVEKATGYPLSAV, from the coding sequence ATGGCCGCAGTGCTCGAGCAGGCTCATCCCGGTGAGGTTCCCGTCGGTGGCGCCTTCCTCTTCAGTGACGTGGGCTCGGTCCGCATCATCACGCCCGAGCTGTTCAGCGAGGAGCAGCGTCTGTACCTGAAGACGGCGCTCCAGTTCTCCCAGGAGCAGGTGCTCCCGCAGGCGGAGAAGATCGAGGCGAAGGACAACGCGCTGCTGCGCGACCTGCTGCGCCGCGCCGGTGAGCTCGGACTGTTGATGATCGACATTCCCGAGGCCTATGGCGGCCTGGGTCTGGACAAGACCACCTCGTTGCTCATCGCCGAGGCCATGAGCCTCAATGGCTCGTGGTCCGTGTCCTTCGGGGCGCACACGGGCATCGGCACGCTGCCCATCGTCTGGTTCGGCAACGACGCCCAGAAGCGCAAGTACCTGCCGAGGCTGGCCACCGGTGAGCTCGTCGCCGCCTACGCCCTCACCGAGCAGGGCAGTGGCTCGGACGCGCTGGGGGCCAGGACGAAGGCCGAGCTGTCCCCGGACGGCAAGGAGTGGATCCTCAACGGCTCGAAGCTCTACATCACCAACGCGGCCTTCGCGGACGTGTTCGTGGTGTTCGCCAAGGTGGACGGGGACAAGTTCACCGGCTTCATCGTGGAGCGCGGCACGCCCGGCTTCACGGTGGGACCCGAGGAGCACAAGATGGGCATCCGCGGCTCCTCCACGTGCCCCCTCTACTTCGAGGACGCGCGCATCCCGCGGGAGAACCTGCTCGGGGAGGTGGGCAAGGGGCACAAGATCGCCTTCAACATCCTCAACTATGGCCGGCTCAAGCTGGGGGCGGGGGTGATCGGCTCCATGAAGCTGAACCTGCGCAACGCGCTGCTCTTCGCGCAGGAGCGCAAGCAGTTCAAGGCGCCCATCGCGAGCTTCCCGCTCATCCGCGAGAAGCTGGCGCGGATGACCACGCTCATCTACGCGGTGGAGAGCATGACCTACCGCACGGCGGGCCTGGTGGACGCGGCGCTCGCCGGGGCGGACAAGACGGCCGCCGACTACGAGGCGCGCCTCATCGCGGCCATCGAGGAGTACGCCATCGAGTCCTCCATCATGAAGGTGTACGGCTCGGAGGCGCTCGGGTACCTGGTGGATGACGCGGTGCAGATCCACGGTGGGGCGGGCTACATCGAGGAGTACCCGGTGGAGCGCGCCTACCGGGATGCGCGCATCAACCGCATCTTCGAGGGCACCAACGAGATCAACCGGATGCTCATCGCGGGCATGCTGCTCAAGCGCACGATGAAGGGCACGCTGCCGCTCTTCGAGGTGGCGCAGGCGGTGGACGAGGATCTGGTGGGGGGGCGGCTGCCGAGGGCGCGGGTGAGGGACGAGCTGGCGGCGGAGGAGCTGGCGGCGGAGAACCTCAAGCGGCTGGCCATCTACACGCTGAAGGTGGCGGCGGAGGCCTTCGGTCCGAACATCGAGGAGCAGCAGGTGGTGCTGGCCACGGTGGCGGACATCGTGATGGACGCGTACGCGCTGGACTCGATGGTGACGCGTACGCGCCAGGCGGAGGTGGAGGGGAAGCTCGACGCGGCGCGGGTGGCGATGACGCGGCGGTACAGCACGGAGGCGAACGCCCGCTCGTACGACCGGGCTCGGCTCGCGCTGTGCGCCGCCGCGAAGGGAGACGCGCTGAAGGAGCACCTGAAGAAGGTGGCACCGCTGGAACTCTTCACGCCGTACGATCCGGTGGAGCTGCGCGAGACGGTGTTGAAGTCCGTGGAAAAGGCCACCGGCTACCCGCTCTCCGCGGTGTAG
- a CDS encoding peptidase associated/transthyretin-like domain-containing protein, translating into MKKLVPLFALFTSACGPATLDRELKDIPGPTILTRISSFSDQTDFYFGFDWDRDSPCYRIPEDTRLTANGDSYVLEARGESSLSFDGVSSCKKASFRGPVRPASETRTELVLTDGHSSKRVVFQSLHAERRIQVKGQEQAPLRVGEVVELEWLPATDRLTRADAHLEVEGSGQSVSSLEDLQVEGSHLRFTLPQVRPGRYVVSVYGQGNAGVEACDGFIACDALVSERVEVTVVVE; encoded by the coding sequence ATGAAAAAGCTCGTCCCTCTCTTCGCGCTCTTCACCTCGGCCTGCGGACCCGCCACCCTCGACCGGGAGCTGAAGGACATCCCGGGCCCGACGATCCTCACGCGGATCAGCTCGTTCAGTGACCAGACCGATTTCTATTTCGGATTCGACTGGGACCGCGACTCCCCCTGCTACCGCATCCCCGAGGACACCCGCCTCACCGCCAACGGAGACAGCTATGTCCTCGAGGCGCGGGGAGAGTCGTCCTTGAGCTTCGATGGCGTCTCCTCTTGCAAGAAGGCCAGCTTCCGGGGCCCCGTGCGTCCGGCGAGCGAAACGCGCACCGAGCTCGTCCTCACCGATGGACACTCGAGCAAACGCGTTGTCTTCCAGTCGCTCCACGCCGAGCGGCGCATCCAGGTGAAGGGCCAGGAGCAGGCCCCGCTTCGCGTGGGAGAGGTGGTCGAGCTCGAGTGGCTGCCTGCGACCGACCGGCTGACCCGGGCGGATGCCCACCTGGAGGTGGAGGGTAGCGGTCAGTCCGTGTCGTCGCTCGAGGATCTCCAGGTGGAGGGCAGCCACCTCCGCTTCACCCTCCCCCAGGTGCGGCCCGGCCGCTACGTGGTGAGCGTGTACGGCCAGGGGAACGCTGGAGTGGAGGCGTGCGACGGCTTCATCGCCTGCGACGCCCTCGTCTCGGAGAGGGTCGAGGTGACCGTCGTCGTCGAGTAG
- a CDS encoding CarD family transcriptional regulator, translated as MPEGSASLQLVVGDRVVYPNQGVCRVSAIDVKEVAGQKLTFVTMRREEDGAVVMVPQAKVLTIGVRKIAGPEDVTQVFEFLRSDSDKADLDWKQRARTNLDRMTQGGLVGLAEVVKGLQVLSELRPLPAKERELYDNARHLLVSEIAAALNTSECNAEDSIDIVLFPPGRERPKRTAAEFKTREEGDEDLGLDADLLGLDSELDLPPDEEEAPAEEEESSEEAGEEEGEEGEPKARKKAAALPAEGGAEGEEAPKRKRGRPPKPKPEGAEAAPAAPKKRGRPPKPKPEGAEAAPAAPKKRGRPPKAKPEGAEAAPAAPKKRGRPPKAKPPEEAEESELDSDLDEDIEADE; from the coding sequence ATGCCAGAAGGCTCCGCGTCACTCCAGCTCGTGGTTGGCGACCGGGTGGTCTACCCCAATCAGGGCGTCTGCCGCGTTTCGGCCATCGATGTGAAGGAGGTGGCTGGACAGAAGCTCACCTTCGTCACCATGCGCCGCGAAGAAGATGGGGCCGTCGTCATGGTCCCCCAGGCCAAGGTGCTCACCATCGGTGTGCGCAAGATCGCCGGACCTGAGGACGTCACCCAGGTCTTCGAGTTCCTGCGCTCCGACAGTGACAAGGCCGACCTGGATTGGAAGCAGCGCGCCCGGACCAACCTGGACCGGATGACCCAGGGTGGGCTGGTCGGGCTCGCCGAGGTCGTCAAGGGACTGCAGGTGCTCAGCGAGCTGCGCCCGCTGCCCGCCAAGGAGCGCGAGCTGTACGACAACGCGCGCCACCTGCTGGTCTCGGAGATCGCCGCCGCGCTCAACACCAGCGAATGCAACGCCGAGGACTCCATCGACATCGTGCTCTTCCCGCCCGGCCGCGAGCGCCCCAAGCGCACCGCCGCCGAGTTCAAGACGCGCGAGGAGGGTGACGAGGATCTCGGGTTGGATGCCGACCTGCTCGGGCTCGACAGCGAGCTGGACCTGCCTCCGGACGAGGAGGAGGCCCCCGCTGAGGAGGAGGAGTCCTCCGAGGAAGCGGGCGAAGAGGAAGGCGAGGAGGGCGAGCCCAAGGCCCGGAAGAAGGCCGCGGCGCTTCCCGCCGAGGGTGGGGCCGAGGGCGAGGAGGCACCCAAGCGCAAGCGGGGCCGTCCGCCCAAGCCCAAGCCCGAGGGCGCCGAGGCCGCTCCCGCCGCGCCCAAGAAGCGCGGCCGTCCGCCCAAGCCCAAGCCCGAGGGCGCCGAGGCCGCTCCCGCCGCGCCCAAGAAGCGCGGCCGTCCGCCCAAGGCGAAGCCCGAGGGTGCCGAGGCCGCTCCCGCCGCGCCCAAGAAGCGCGGCCGCCCGCCCAAGGCGAAGCCTCCCGAGGAGGCCGAGGAGAGCGAGTTGGATTCCGACCTCGATGAGGACATCGAGGCCGACGAGTGA
- a CDS encoding zinc metalloprotease: protein MIRVVTLDSFDEKQIAKLCQTLYTAFGVGSEHSGQLEVPAGMSEPLDAEKLLAEMKGVRAYEDDKVLFITSRKLKERELASGKAPTPGYAIYNKARAIISTHGYKDLEASFKPVARNALQQLGHLWGLHHCLDPRCSMYPPWTPSFAQGEASFCTFCREKSEQKLRLAKS, encoded by the coding sequence GTGATTCGCGTCGTGACGCTGGACTCCTTCGACGAAAAGCAGATCGCGAAGCTCTGCCAGACCCTCTATACGGCGTTCGGCGTGGGCAGCGAGCACTCCGGCCAGCTGGAGGTGCCCGCGGGCATGTCCGAGCCGCTGGACGCGGAGAAGCTGCTCGCGGAGATGAAGGGCGTGCGGGCCTACGAGGACGACAAGGTCCTCTTCATCACCTCGCGCAAACTCAAGGAGCGCGAGCTGGCCTCCGGCAAGGCCCCCACCCCGGGTTACGCCATCTACAACAAGGCCCGCGCCATCATCAGCACCCACGGGTACAAGGACCTCGAGGCGTCCTTCAAGCCCGTGGCCCGCAACGCGCTGCAGCAGCTCGGCCACCTGTGGGGCCTGCACCACTGTCTGGATCCGCGCTGCTCGATGTATCCACCCTGGACGCCGTCCTTCGCCCAGGGTGAGGCCTCCTTCTGCACCTTCTGCCGCGAGAAGAGCGAGCAGAAGCTCCGCCTTGCGAAGTCCTGA
- a CDS encoding ArnT family glycosyltransferase → MTVGRAATRDERWLALALWVLAFAALWATEAAVGFTRDESVYFYAGESYARWFQQLFREPARALTDGAIVRAWDYNHEHPVLMKVLFGLSHLLFHETLGWMRSAAAFRLPAFAMAALVPALTFLLGSAVYGRAVGLFAALSFLLVPRQYFNAELACFDMPVAAMWLLVVYAFWRALEDRRWGVLCGVFFGLALCTKHNALFLPFTLAPFALWRAWTASEGQPAARTGLLRVLGLVAAVAVLYGLLWVSLGPVGFQRKFFLLSPHTLLFVVLAVGCLGMLHKLNEVSAPTALALLPMATMVVCGPAAFYLHWPYLWHQPVERAAWYLNFHATHNHYAWFYLGKLLREPPFPLDYVLVKTALTVPTSLFVPMVTGWLALAGRAVLSLFERTRSLVRMPSLAEGLMGVQAVASILIISHPQVPHFGGVKHWLPAMPFLGILAGVAVTRGCEALVERLRARWPGLSLTAVAAPVFALLMLPALLGLVRVFPYGTSFYSELAGGVPGAASLGMQRQFWSSNVTAVLPWINEHAPRNGRVFLHEVNGLSFRDYQRNGMLRGDLQPGGPFDSDVAAYQYHQEFREHEFQVWQSYGTRTPATGLYLDETPQVVVYQRQR, encoded by the coding sequence ATGACGGTGGGCCGGGCCGCGACGCGGGACGAGCGCTGGCTGGCGCTGGCGCTGTGGGTGCTGGCCTTCGCGGCGCTGTGGGCGACCGAGGCCGCGGTGGGCTTCACGCGCGACGAGAGCGTCTACTTCTACGCGGGCGAGAGCTACGCGCGCTGGTTCCAGCAGCTCTTCCGGGAGCCGGCGCGAGCGCTCACCGACGGCGCCATCGTGCGCGCCTGGGACTACAACCACGAGCACCCGGTGCTGATGAAGGTGCTCTTCGGGCTGTCGCACCTGCTCTTCCACGAGACGCTGGGGTGGATGCGCTCGGCGGCGGCCTTCCGGCTGCCGGCCTTCGCCATGGCGGCGCTGGTGCCGGCCCTCACCTTCCTGCTGGGGAGCGCGGTGTACGGCCGCGCCGTGGGCCTCTTCGCCGCCCTCTCCTTCCTGCTCGTCCCGCGCCAGTACTTCAACGCGGAGCTGGCCTGCTTCGACATGCCCGTGGCGGCCATGTGGCTGCTGGTCGTCTACGCCTTCTGGCGGGCGCTGGAGGACAGGCGCTGGGGCGTGCTGTGCGGCGTCTTCTTCGGCCTGGCGCTGTGCACCAAGCACAACGCGCTCTTCCTCCCCTTCACCCTCGCGCCCTTCGCGCTGTGGCGCGCGTGGACGGCCAGCGAGGGCCAGCCCGCCGCGCGCACCGGCCTGCTGCGCGTCCTGGGCCTCGTCGCCGCCGTGGCGGTGCTGTACGGGCTGCTGTGGGTGAGCCTGGGGCCGGTGGGCTTCCAACGGAAGTTCTTCCTGCTCAGCCCGCACACGCTGCTCTTCGTCGTGCTGGCGGTGGGCTGCCTGGGGATGCTGCACAAGCTGAACGAGGTGAGCGCGCCCACGGCGCTCGCCCTGCTGCCCATGGCCACCATGGTGGTGTGCGGACCGGCGGCCTTCTACCTGCACTGGCCCTACCTCTGGCACCAGCCGGTGGAGCGGGCGGCCTGGTACCTGAACTTCCACGCCACGCACAACCACTACGCCTGGTTCTACCTGGGGAAGCTGCTGCGCGAGCCGCCCTTCCCCCTGGACTACGTGCTGGTGAAGACAGCGCTCACCGTGCCCACCAGCCTCTTCGTGCCCATGGTGACGGGGTGGCTGGCGCTCGCGGGGCGCGCGGTGTTGAGCCTCTTCGAGCGTACGCGGTCCCTGGTGCGCATGCCGTCCCTGGCCGAGGGGCTCATGGGGGTGCAGGCGGTGGCCTCCATCCTCATCATCAGCCATCCCCAGGTGCCGCACTTCGGAGGGGTGAAGCACTGGCTGCCGGCGATGCCCTTCCTGGGCATCCTCGCGGGCGTGGCGGTGACGCGGGGCTGCGAGGCGCTCGTGGAGCGGCTGCGCGCCCGCTGGCCGGGGCTGTCCCTGACGGCGGTGGCGGCCCCCGTCTTCGCGCTGCTGATGCTGCCGGCGCTCCTCGGACTGGTGCGCGTGTTCCCCTACGGCACGAGCTTCTACTCGGAGCTGGCGGGTGGAGTGCCGGGGGCGGCGTCGCTGGGGATGCAGCGCCAGTTCTGGTCGAGCAACGTGACGGCGGTGCTGCCGTGGATCAACGAGCACGCGCCGCGCAACGGGCGCGTGTTCCTGCACGAGGTGAACGGCCTCTCGTTCCGCGACTACCAGCGCAACGGGATGCTGCGCGGGGACCTGCAACCGGGCGGCCCGTTCGACTCGGACGTCGCGGCGTACCAGTACCACCAGGAGTTCCGCGAGCACGAGTTCCAGGTGTGGCAGTCCTACGGGACGCGGACACCGGCCACGGGGCTGTACCTGGACGAGACGCCGCAGGTGGTCGTCTACCAGCGGCAACGCTGA
- a CDS encoding iron-containing alcohol dehydrogenase, giving the protein MKPFDMPSEPRITELSWPTKIVLGAGALQRLPAQVARLNMKRPLVVTDAGVVKAGLAQRLYEVLKAAGVGFTVFDQVKPDPTERDAFAGLEMYKAGRCDGIIALGGGSPLDAAKLVQVLTTHEPPLSRYDDATGGDQYVLDNMPPLIAIPTTAGTGSEVSRSGVATLSDTGRKTVIFSPFLMPKAAICDPELTLGLPPGPTAATGMDAFTHCLEAYLSNGFHPLADAVAIDGIGRVARSLPRAVEEGSNLVARTDMMVAAMEGAMAFQKGLGACHALAHALTPISGVHHGLANAIVLPVVMEFNRPVSTARLARVAQVMGDTSNAREEVLAGNAIERVRKLNATIGIPSRLRDAGVQEKDLVRIAEKSFVDASHRGNPRPCTQEDLLAMLRESF; this is encoded by the coding sequence ATGAAACCGTTCGACATGCCGAGCGAGCCGCGCATCACCGAGCTGTCCTGGCCCACGAAGATCGTCCTCGGGGCGGGAGCGCTGCAGCGGCTGCCCGCCCAGGTGGCGAGGCTGAACATGAAGCGTCCGCTGGTGGTGACGGACGCGGGCGTGGTGAAGGCGGGGCTCGCGCAGCGGCTGTACGAGGTGTTGAAGGCGGCCGGAGTGGGCTTCACGGTGTTCGACCAGGTGAAGCCCGACCCGACCGAGCGCGACGCCTTCGCGGGGCTGGAGATGTACAAGGCGGGCAGGTGCGACGGCATCATCGCCCTCGGCGGAGGCAGCCCGCTGGACGCGGCGAAGCTGGTGCAGGTGCTCACCACGCACGAGCCGCCGCTGTCGCGCTACGACGACGCGACGGGCGGTGACCAGTACGTGCTGGACAACATGCCGCCGCTCATCGCCATCCCCACGACGGCGGGGACGGGCTCGGAGGTGAGCCGCTCGGGCGTGGCGACGCTCTCGGACACGGGGCGCAAGACGGTCATCTTCAGCCCGTTCCTCATGCCGAAGGCGGCCATCTGCGATCCCGAGCTCACGCTGGGGCTGCCGCCCGGGCCCACCGCGGCCACGGGCATGGATGCCTTCACGCACTGCCTGGAGGCCTACCTGTCCAACGGCTTCCACCCACTGGCGGACGCGGTGGCCATCGACGGCATCGGCCGCGTGGCGCGCTCGCTGCCCAGGGCCGTGGAGGAGGGGAGCAACCTGGTGGCCCGCACCGACATGATGGTGGCGGCGATGGAGGGCGCCATGGCCTTCCAGAAGGGGCTCGGGGCCTGCCACGCGCTGGCGCATGCGCTCACGCCCATCTCCGGCGTGCACCACGGTCTGGCCAACGCCATCGTCCTGCCCGTGGTGATGGAGTTCAACCGCCCCGTGAGCACCGCGCGGCTGGCGCGCGTGGCCCAGGTCATGGGGGATACGTCGAACGCTCGTGAGGAGGTGCTCGCGGGTAATGCCATCGAGCGGGTGCGCAAGCTGAACGCCACCATCGGCATTCCCTCGCGCCTGCGCGACGCGGGTGTGCAGGAGAAGGACCTGGTGCGCATCGCCGAGAAGTCCTTCGTGGATGCCTCGCACCGCGGCAACCCGCGCCCGTGCACCCAGGAGGACCTGCTCGCCATGTTGCGCGAGTCGTTCTGA
- a CDS encoding glutamine synthetase family protein, translating into MANRSKAKVITLPQPAGRRARSKDKGDTVRHLREPSGTDLLHKWFEEKGVKQVKIGAVDVDGVWRGKYVSVEKFFSACKSGLGFCDVVFGWDITDELLDNTRVTGWHTGYPDGHAKVDLSTGRIIPWEPDTAAFLLDFINPDGTPFEPSPRQLLQKIGQRARDMGFLPKFGAEYEFFIFKETPQSLKEKGYERLTPLTPGMFGYSWLRTSLNAPLVHAIIDGCRDFGVELEGFHTETGPGVFEAAIRYDDLEKAADKAALFKTVVKEICARHGLTACFMAKVDPKLPGCSGHMHQSLWTLRSDENAFHDAESADGMSTTMRHYIGGVMELMPELTALYWPTVNSYKRSVENTWAPVTATWGRENRTTAVRVIGDSPKSMRLEYRQTGADMNAYIGMAASLAAGLWGIENEVKPPEPCAGNGYSVDAPRLPRSLREAVTLLERSKRARQILGEEFVDHFVRTRDWEARQYERAVTNWELERYMELI; encoded by the coding sequence ATGGCGAACCGTTCCAAGGCGAAGGTCATCACCCTGCCGCAGCCCGCCGGGAGGCGTGCGCGCTCGAAGGACAAGGGCGACACGGTCCGGCACCTGCGTGAGCCCTCGGGCACGGACCTGCTGCACAAATGGTTCGAGGAGAAGGGCGTCAAGCAGGTGAAGATCGGCGCGGTGGACGTGGACGGCGTCTGGCGCGGCAAGTACGTGTCCGTGGAGAAGTTCTTCTCCGCGTGCAAGAGCGGGCTCGGCTTCTGTGACGTGGTGTTCGGCTGGGACATCACGGACGAGCTGCTCGACAACACGCGGGTGACGGGCTGGCACACCGGCTACCCGGACGGGCACGCCAAGGTGGACCTGTCCACCGGCCGCATCATCCCGTGGGAGCCGGACACCGCGGCCTTCCTGCTGGACTTCATCAACCCGGACGGTACGCCCTTCGAGCCGAGCCCCCGGCAGCTGCTGCAGAAGATCGGCCAGCGCGCGCGCGACATGGGCTTCCTGCCGAAGTTCGGCGCCGAGTACGAGTTCTTCATCTTCAAGGAGACGCCGCAGTCGCTGAAGGAGAAGGGGTACGAGCGCCTGACGCCACTGACGCCGGGCATGTTCGGCTACTCGTGGCTGCGCACGTCGCTCAACGCGCCGCTGGTGCACGCCATCATCGACGGGTGCCGCGACTTCGGCGTGGAGCTGGAGGGCTTCCACACGGAGACGGGCCCGGGCGTCTTCGAGGCCGCCATCCGCTACGACGATCTGGAGAAGGCCGCGGACAAGGCGGCGCTCTTCAAGACGGTGGTGAAGGAGATCTGCGCGCGCCACGGGCTCACGGCCTGCTTCATGGCGAAGGTGGATCCGAAGCTGCCGGGGTGCTCGGGACACATGCACCAGTCGCTGTGGACGTTGAGGAGCGACGAGAACGCCTTCCACGACGCCGAGTCGGCCGATGGCATGAGCACGACGATGCGGCACTACATCGGCGGGGTGATGGAGCTGATGCCGGAGCTCACGGCGCTCTACTGGCCCACGGTGAACAGCTACAAGCGCAGCGTGGAGAACACGTGGGCGCCGGTGACGGCGACGTGGGGCCGGGAGAACCGGACCACGGCGGTGCGTGTCATCGGGGACAGCCCGAAGTCGATGCGGCTCGAGTACCGGCAGACGGGCGCGGACATGAACGCTTACATCGGCATGGCGGCGAGCCTCGCCGCGGGCCTGTGGGGCATCGAGAACGAGGTGAAGCCGCCCGAGCCGTGTGCCGGCAATGGGTACTCGGTGGATGCGCCGCGACTGCCGCGCTCGTTGAGGGAGGCGGTGACGCTGCTCGAGAGGTCGAAGCGGGCGAGGCAGATCCTGGGCGAGGAGTTCGTGGACCACTTCGTGCGCACGCGCGACTGGGAGGCCCGCCAATACGAGCGAGCCGTCACGAACTGGGAGCTGGAGCGCTACATGGAGCTGATCTGA
- a CDS encoding glutamine amidotransferase: protein MKNVLLLKAGDAAHSVRLGVGDYEHWFVESLAPGGCRFDILHVHRGARLPDSAAGYDAVMMTGSPASVTQPEPWMERAAEFMLGAAAHGVPVLGVCFGHQLLAHAHGARVVRNHHGREIGTVEVSLSEEGRQDPLFDGLPERFVVQATHEDIVEQAPTGANVLAGNANTPVQALAFGPLIRGVQFHPEVHPAAMRALILARAEKLEVEARARGHGCGERVPRLLAGIAPSPAGQRILRNFVERFT, encoded by the coding sequence ATGAAGAACGTTCTCCTGTTGAAAGCGGGTGATGCGGCCCACTCCGTGAGGCTCGGCGTAGGTGACTATGAGCACTGGTTCGTCGAGTCGCTCGCTCCCGGAGGCTGCCGGTTCGACATCCTCCACGTGCACCGGGGCGCCCGGTTGCCGGACAGTGCCGCAGGCTACGATGCGGTGATGATGACCGGCTCACCCGCCTCGGTGACGCAGCCGGAGCCGTGGATGGAGCGCGCCGCGGAGTTCATGCTGGGCGCGGCGGCCCACGGGGTGCCGGTGCTCGGGGTGTGCTTCGGGCACCAGCTGCTCGCGCATGCCCATGGGGCGCGCGTGGTGCGCAACCACCACGGCCGGGAGATTGGCACCGTGGAGGTCTCCTTGAGCGAGGAGGGACGGCAGGATCCGCTCTTCGACGGGCTGCCCGAGCGCTTCGTGGTCCAGGCCACCCACGAGGACATCGTCGAGCAGGCCCCCACCGGAGCCAACGTGCTGGCGGGCAACGCGAACACCCCCGTCCAGGCGCTCGCCTTCGGGCCCCTCATCCGCGGGGTGCAGTTCCACCCCGAGGTCCACCCGGCCGCCATGCGTGCCCTGATTCTGGCCCGGGCGGAGAAGTTGGAGGTCGAAGCAAGGGCCCGGGGTCACGGGTGTGGAGAACGGGTACCCCGGCTGCTGGCGGGAATCGCTCCCTCGCCCGCCGGGCAGCGCATCCTGCGCAACTTCGTCGAGCGGTTCACCTGA